One stretch of Trichomycterus rosablanca isolate fTriRos1 chromosome 3, fTriRos1.hap1, whole genome shotgun sequence DNA includes these proteins:
- the gapdh gene encoding glyceraldehyde-3-phosphate dehydrogenase, with protein MVKVGINGFGRIGRLVTRAAFHSKKVEIVAINDPFIDLDYMVYMFKYDSTHGKYKGEVKAEGGKLVVDGHAITVFCERDPANIKWGDAGAQYVVESTGVFTTIEKASAHLKGGAKRVVISAPSADAPMFVMGVNHEKYDNSLKVVSNASCTTNCLAPLAKVINDNFVIIEGLMSTIHAITATQKTVDGPSGKLWRDGRGASQNIIPASTGAAKAVGKVIPELNGKLTGMAFRVPTPNVSVVDLTVRLEKPAKYDDIKKVVKAASEGPMKGFLGYTEHQVVSTDFNGDTRSSIFDAGAGIALNDHFVKLVTWYDNEFGYSNRVCDLMAHMASKE; from the exons ATGGTCAAAGTTGGCATTAACGG ATTCGGCCGTATTGGTCGTCTGGTGACCCGTGCTGCCTTTCACTCCAAGAAGGTGGAGATTGTGGCCATCAATGATCCCTTCATTGACCTGGACTACATG GTGTACATGTTCAAGTATGACTCCACCCACGGAAAATACAAGGGTGAGGTGAAAGCTGAGGGTGGGAAGCTGGTCGTTGATGGACATGCCATCACCGTTTTTTGCGA GAGGGACCCAGCCAACATCAAGTGGGGTGATGCTGGTGCACAGTATGTTGTGGAGTCCACTGGTGTCTTCACCACCATTGAGAAGGCCTCT GCTCACTTGAAGGGTGGTGCCAAGAGGGTCGTCATCTCTGCCCCCAGTGCTGATGCCCCAATGTTTGTCATGGGTGTCAACCATGAGAAATATGACAACTCCCTTAAAGTAGTCAG CAATGCTTCCTGCACCACTAACTGCCTGGCTCCTCTGGCCAAGGTCATCAATGATAACTTTGTCATCATTGAAGGTCTTATG AGCACCATCCATGCCATCACAGCCACCCAGAAGACAGTCGACGGTCCCTCTGGTAAGCTGTGGAGGGATGGCCGTGGTGCCAGCCAGAACATCATCCCGGCCTCCACCGGTGCTGCCAAGGCTGTGGGCAAAGTCATTCCTGAGCTCAATGG CAAACTGACTGGTATGGCTTTCCGTGTCCCCACTCCCAACGTGTCCGTGGTGGACCTGACTGTCCGTCTGGAGAAGCCT GCCAAATATGATGacattaagaaggtggtcaagGCTGCATCTGAAGGACCCATGAAGGGATTTCTGGGATACACAGAACACCAG GTGGTGTCCACAGACTTTAACGGAGACACTCGCTCCTCCATCTTCGACGCCGGTGCAGGAATCGCCCTGAACGATCACTTTGTGAAGCTGGTGACCTG GTACGACAACGAGTTCGGCTACAGCAACCGTGTCTGTGACCTGATGGCCCACATGGCCTCAAAGGAGTAA
- the iffo1b gene encoding non-homologous end joining factor IFFO1, with product MPDLERSCFPYRMNPLLGHGLYAHAHSHHTAALHSHPCSPTSVLQETLFAAHHSSTFHLGEQPVPGLIPDVVSQTGLTYLPLAPYLHRVVPSPPATMALRNDLGSNISVLKTLNLRFRCFLAKVHELERRNKTLEKQLQQVLESNANAPRENPEATITSAKRPTTLFTQPLRQNLLNTQTQSSGCDPSSNPSITVTLCTPTNAAAANTNNSNNTPHLNGAATRAGPNPPVRCLPGTIWSYSPSRKGPMGSEQKVVTSPGVSWVHPDGVGVQIDTITPEIRALYNVLGKVRRERDEYRRRWEEEYTVRLDLQQKVEDLQQDLHDSEECQDELALRVDQLKSELVLFKGLMSNNLSELDSKIQEKAMKVDMDICRRIDITARLCDLAQQRNCEDTIKSFQVPSPQSTLTRRPRKPTRQPDNCSETDEAASTSESDGGREENVGTSSTSSQINEEMQRMLYQLRECDFDDDCDSLAWEETEETLLLLEDFPGYALTTDSSNGEQEECLEEVIKDTECLFMSREKEYQETIDQIELELATAKSDMNRHLHEYMEMCSMKRGLDVQMETCRRLITQSGESNSPSPGPGGGVEACDETGHETTGEGTR from the exons ATGCCAGATTTGGAGCGCTCTTGCTTTCCATACAGAATGAACCCGTTGTTGGGCCATGGCTTGTATGCGCATGCGCACTCGCACCACACCGCAGCCCTGCATAGCCACCCATGTTCACCCACTTCAGTTCTACAAGAGACTCTCTTTGCTGCTCACCACTCTTCCACCTTCCACCTCGGGGAACAGCCGGTGCCCGGACTAATCCCAGACGTGGTGTCCCAGACCGGCCTGACCTACCTGCCCCTGGCTCCCTATCTGCACCGCGTAGTGCCCTCTCCTCCTGCCACCATGGCACTACGCAACGACCTGGGCTCCAACATCAGCGTCCTGAAGACCCTGAACCTGCGCTTCCGCTGCTTTCTGGCCAAAGTGCATGAGCTGGAGAGGCGAAACAAGACCCTGGAGAAGCAGCTGCAGCAGGTCTTGGAAAGCAACGCTAacgctcccagagaaaacccagaAGCCACCATCACTTCTGCTAAAAGACCCACCACTCTGTTCACACAGCCCCTCAGACAGAATCTGCTCAATACCCAGACCCAGAGCTCGGGCTGTGACCCCAGCTCCAACCCTTCCATCACCGTCACCTTGTGCACTCCCACCAACGCGGCCGCGGCCAACACCAACAACTCCAACAACACGCCCCACCTGAACGGTGCCGCCACCAGAGCCGGCCCCAACCCGCCCGTCCGATGTCTGCCCGGCACCATCTGGTCGTACAGTCCCAGCCGAAAGGGGCCCATGGGCTCGGAACAGAAGGTGGTCACCAGTCCTGGGGTGTCATGGGTGCACCCGGATGGGGTGGGTGTGCAGATTGACACCATCACCCCGGAAATAAGAGCCCTCTACAACGTGCTGGGCAAagtcaggagggagagagacgAGTACAGGCGCAG ATGGGAGGAGGAGTACACCGTGAGACTGGATCTCCAACAGAAGGTCGAAGATCTACAGCAG gatcTGCATGACAGTGAGGAGTGTCAGGATGAGCTGGCGCTCAGGGTGGATCAGTTGAAGTCAGAACTCGTCCTGTTCAAGGGTTTGATGAGCAAC AACCTGAGCGAGCTGGACAGTAAGATCCAGGAGAAAGCCATGAAGGTGGACATGGACATCTGCAGACGCATCGACATCACGGCCCGTCTGTGTGACCTCGCCCAGCAGAGGAACTGTGAGGACACCATCAAGAGCTTTCAG GTGCCCAGCCCTCAGTCCACCCTCACCCGTCGCCCACGGAAACCGACGCGCCAGCCGGATAACTGCAGCGAGACGGACGAGGCCGCCAGCACGTCCGAGAGCGACGGAGGGAGGGAGGAGAACGTGGGCACCTCGTCCACGTCCAGTCAGATCAACGAGGAGATGCAGAGGATGCTCTACCAGCT ACGTGAGTGTGACTTCGATGACGACTGCGACTCCCTGGCGTGGGAGGAGACGGAGGAGACCCTGCTGCTCTTGGAGGATTTTCCAGGATACGCTTTGACCACAGATTCCAGCAACGGCGAG CAGGAGGAGTGTCTTGAGGAGGTGATCAAAGACACAGAGTGCCTGTTTATGTCCAGAGAGAAGGAGTATCAGGAAACCATCGACCAGATCGAG CTGGAACTGGCCACTGCAAAGTCCGACATGAACCGACACCTGCACGAGTACATGGAGATGTGCAGCATGAAGAGAGGACTGGACGTTCAGATGGAGACCTGCAGGAGACTCATCACTCAGAGTGGAGAGAG TAACTCCCCGTCTCCCGGTCCTGGCGGAGGTGTAGAAGCTTGTGATGAGACAGGACACGAGACGACCGGAGAGGGAACGAGATAG